The DNA sequence GGTCGTCTCAAACTGGGAGAGCAGCGACTGACGCAGAAACTCCTCCTGCAGGGCCAGCTTCTGCTGCTCCACCTCGGCCTGCTCCACCCGCTGACGAAGCCCCCCGGTAAAGATGGGCACCGAGAGCGTCAGCCCGACAATCGCCGTCTCCCCCCATTCGTAGTCCCAGAACTTCAGGTCATCGCCCTGCCCCTGGTAGGTGAAGCTGCCGAAGCCGGCCAGCGTGGGCCAGTAGGCGGCCTTCTCCATGCCGACCTGGCGCTCCACCACCGAACGCTGCCCCTGAAGCTGAATCAAATCGGCGTTGCGCTCAAAATTGGCCTCCCGATGCACGTCGGCAGCCTCGGCGTAAAGCTCGCTCAGCGAACCGGCCAGGTGGATCTCCTCATCGATCGGAATCGCCGAGAGCAGCTTCAGGTAGTTGAGCGCCCCCAGGTGATTGTTGAGCGCCCGGCTGAGCTCGGGCTCGATGTTGCGCACCTGCACCTCGGTGCGGATCAGATCGTACTCCGGTGCCGCGCCCTGCTCGTGCAGTCCCCGCACCAGCTCCAGGTTACGCTCCAGCGTCTGGTAGCTCTCCTGGAGCACGCGGTAGGCCTCCCGCGTGATCAACCCGTTGAGGTACGCGCGGTGCACCTCAATGCGCACCGTCGACTCCGACGACTCGGCCATCAGGCGGCTGAGCTCCACGCTGGCCTCGGCCAGATCGATGCTGCGATTGAGCTGCGCCGAGTAAATCGGCACCGAGGCCTGCGCCGAGAGGTTGAAGTTATGCTGGTTGCCGGTCCGCAGGACCCCGCCCCCGAAGGGGCTGTCGGCGGGCAGCACGATAAAAGGGGTCCGAATGTAGTTGGAGTACTGACCCTCGGCGCTGAGCTGGGGCAGCCGGCCGGCCCGAGCCTCACTCAGCGCCAACTCGGAACTGCGCACATCGGCCTGAGCCTGCACGATCTGGTTGCCGCGAGTCGTGGCAAGCTCCAGCGCCTCCGCCAGGGAGAGCGCGCGGCCCCGCGCCTCCAGCGCCGCCACGCCCGGCCCTTCGGCCACTGGCATCGGCAGTGGAGCCTGCACCTCCTCCCGGGGCGCCTCGGATTCCTGAGCGCTGACTGTCGCACTCCCCACAAGCACACCCAGCAGCCCCAGGCTCGCCACGCCGGCGAGTTTCCTGGTGGTTTTACGCATCACTTTCCTCCTTTCTTGCGGCCTTAATCGCCTTCCAGCGCCGGGTCATCGCGTCCATATCTTCGGCCAGAAACTCGTACCAGTTGCGCATCTCGCTGAGCCTTCGTTGCGCCACCAGGTTGTCGTCGGGGAGTTCGGGCAGGGTATCGGTGAGGAGCTCCAACACGGCTACGATACGCTGGCGCGCCCGGGCCAGACTCACATCAAACGCGTCGGGCGCCAGGCGATAGTAGGTATGGCGGTCACCCGGCACCGTGGTGCGCTCCAGAAGGCCCATCCCGTTGAGGAGACGGGTATTGGTGCTCACGGAGGCCTTGCTCACCTGCAGAACCTCGGCCATGTCGTCGAGGGTCATGGGCTGGTCGCCCAGGAGCGCCAGACCAAAGATGCGTCCGGCG is a window from the Lujinxingia litoralis genome containing:
- a CDS encoding TolC family protein — its product is MRKTTRKLAGVASLGLLGVLVGSATVSAQESEAPREEVQAPLPMPVAEGPGVAALEARGRALSLAEALELATTRGNQIVQAQADVRSSELALSEARAGRLPQLSAEGQYSNYIRTPFIVLPADSPFGGGVLRTGNQHNFNLSAQASVPIYSAQLNRSIDLAEASVELSRLMAESSESTVRIEVHRAYLNGLITREAYRVLQESYQTLERNLELVRGLHEQGAAPEYDLIRTEVQVRNIEPELSRALNNHLGALNYLKLLSAIPIDEEIHLAGSLSELYAEAADVHREANFERNADLIQLQGQRSVVERQVGMEKAAYWPTLAGFGSFTYQGQGDDLKFWDYEWGETAIVGLTLSVPIFTGGLRQRVEQAEVEQQKLALQEEFLRQSLLSQFETTRAKIADLEKTIEAQERNVEQAERGYRIAQASYEEGVHSLMEVNDAESALTDARLNHTTALNDYLNALLDLEALVGARSDTNE
- a CDS encoding GbsR/MarR family transcriptional regulator encodes the protein MNDAEIGFIERFGLIFEGDGGPRIAGRIFGLALLGDQPMTLDDMAEVLQVSKASVSTNTRLLNGMGLLERTTVPGDRHTYYRLAPDAFDVSLARARQRIVAVLELLTDTLPELPDDNLVAQRRLSEMRNWYEFLAEDMDAMTRRWKAIKAARKEESDA